ACACAACCTGCCACAACACTCATTCCATGACAGAGGCATATCCAGTCACATGTGCCTTATACTCCCATTTTCCTGTCACACAccctttaacacacacacataacaggACACAGCTCCTACTGGAGCACTTATGGGTCTGTTTTCATCCCACCCCTCTATGCTCTATGCTCTATGCCTCCCCATACCTTCCAAGATGTCTATCTCCCTGTGCAGCTGGGAGTGGAAGGCAGGAGAGCCCCTTACCTCATAGAGCAGATCAAAAGCTGAggccagggctggagttgtggctcagtggtagagtgcttgcctggcatgcgtgaggccctgggtcaatcctcagtgccacatataaataaataaattaaataaaagattcattgacaactaaaaaatattttttaaaaaagggttgtggttgtggctcagtggtaagagctctcgcctggcatgtgtgaggaactgggtttgatcctcaacaccacataaaaatgaataaataaaataaaggtattgtgtccatctacaactgaaaaaaaaaaaaaagctgaggccAAAGATAGTTGTGTGTTGCTGACCTTGTCCTGTCCTTCCACTGTCTGCGATTCCTATTGTTCTCACTGAAGCCTGTCCCTGGGAGTATTCAGCCCCAACCCTGCCCTCATACCCGGCATAGTTGGTTAGAAACCCCTCAGTATGAAATAAGGTAGTTTGAGCAGAACGATTTTATTTGTGGTTCACCATCCACAGCCCCTTGAAGATGAAGGTCCAGAGTAAGCCAAGCTTCTGGGCATTTCTAAAGGATCAGAAAGCTCCCAGGTTGACAGAGGTGTCTGAGAactgaggaaaaggaaggagaaggaagggaagttAGCATTTCTGGAAGCTCCCATTGGCCCTTGGATTCATCCACCTCCCCAAGCCCTCTACTCCCAGCCACTCCATTCTCAATTAAAGCTCTCAATAGCTGggaccacacctgtaatcccagcaactcagaaagctaaggcaggaagttCAAGTctagcatcagcaatttagcaagacctgatatcaaaataataataataatagtaataataataatagatgtgACATAGTagtacaaactttaaaaataaaataaaaataaaaaggattggggatgtggctcagtggtaaagcacccctgggttcaattcccagtacaaaaaaaaataattatttatttttttaaattaaagctgTCAACATTTAGGAAAACTGCCTTCAAGATACCACCATAACTTTGGGATGATATTTCACAATTTGTCCCTTAGAGTGCCTAAAGAGAAGCAGGTGAGGAAAAGCCAGCGGCCCTGCTTTTCAAACCCCCACTCTGAGTCACAAGTCCCCTCTACAACCTTACTTCTCTGCTAACCTTGAGGTGAGAGGATCCACACACTGGTGGTAGCAGTATGGGTGTTGCTGATTTCTGTGGTCATGGTGGGAAGATTGGTGGCAGCTGGGCCTTGAGGTTTCTGCCGGTACCTTCTGCGGCTACACTTGAACATACTGGGAATCCGGGGACGGGGCCAACCCATACCTGGCCTACGATAAGGGGAACTCAGGCCCCGGGGCCGAGGGGCACGGACAAGCTGAGAAGGCCCCATGGGCATAAGAAGCTTCTGCAGTGTGCCCGAGGGGTGTTGCTGACCAGGGCAACTAAGGCCTCTATGACATACAATCTGCTTAAGGGTAGTGCTCTTTATTACAGGTCCTGGCCCCCCATGGAGCCGGCTCCCTCACAATTTTCTTCATTGGGTCCAACTCAAGAGCTAGATAGAGCTGGGTTGTCCCTTGGGTAAAAAAATTCTAggtaggggggaaaaaatcactcaattttttcatttatgcACATTAACATTATTAacaatgtttattgagcacttgttATATGTCAGACACTGTGTTAAACACTTTAAAAACGTTGTCTAATTTCATGATAAACTTACAAGAAGAttctattattatccccatttgtACATAGTCAACTTTCTTTATTCCCTGTAGTTATGTTCCACAAAGTCACCACAAACGTTAACCAATTTTGTATCATCCCCAGGGGAAATGCACAGGTTGCTACAACTCTCAGTCAcaacattttctgaaaatgtttaatGATCAACACATAAcctgttttttgtgtgtggagaTACCTTATTTAATATATAGAATTGAGTCATTAACAATGAACTTGTGGCCAACAGAACTATAATCTGTGCCTGATTCAAGTTTATCTAACATATTCATTTTCTCTAAAGCACATTATAAGCTTCTTGTGCTTAGGAACCTAGAGGATACTTTAGCACTACTACTAGGAGCTATTTTAACCTGCAaaatcaccaaaaagaaaaaaaaagtgaaaaaacatGGCATTAAATAGACTCTCAAAACAACATTTGTTTatgagagcaaaaaaaaaaaaaaagaccccttATTCAACAGACCTCAGCTGGAAATGTATATGTGTTTGGCAACTCAAATTTTTTACCTtgtcaggtatggtggcacatatccGTAATGctagctcctcaggaggctgaggcaagaggatagcaaattgaaggccagcctcagcaacttagggagagcttctctcaaaataaaaagaggtggggataTAGCTGTATGGTAGAACAGTTGCCTAGGATGTGCAAGGTTCTACGTTTGATTcccagaatgaaaaagaaatattttgatttttactttgctATGCATGTACACAAATGACTGCAAAAGTGTCACAAGTATTCGTTTggggttaaaaaataattttaatgtaggTAAATTTACAGTTATGGAATCCATGAATAATAAGGATTGACTGTATAAGAAAATTGAGGCTCAGTGAGATGAAGTAACACAATTAGAGGTAGGCGGTGGTTCAGGTCCATGATGGTCAAGGTCCAGAGCATTATCTCTTGCTATTCtgtgctcattcattcattcaggaaATGTTCACTAACAACTTCATATTAGTGTGGGCACTGGGGACATATAGAAGAATGTGACCTGTTAGATGAAAGAGAAAGCCTTATGAATAATCAATACAGGTGGAAATGTAAGGGTACATCTGTGTACATCTCCTTTCTTGTAGATAGGGGCTCTGCCCTGCTTTGCACTGAGTTGGGGGACTTGGACTTGCCTTTCCCTCTATAACTCAGCCCTCTATCCCTTTCCCTTCTACCCTAATCTCCACCTTCTGTCCCATAGAAGCCTGCTGGAAGATGGTAGGGCCCTCAGCACTACTGTGGCAGATCTTACCATCCCTGACTCCAGCCTCTACTCTCCTTATCCTCAGTCTCAAAATATGACCTTGCCCCACCAAACTTTAGCCACTTACCTGTAAGACTCCCTGCCCCTCCTTTTCCTCAGATCTAGGACCAAGGCCTTCTCCCCTGCTCTTTATTGAAATCAACCCGACCTGCCTCCTTAGATTCCATCTGAGTTGGCATAGTGGTTAAGAGGTGCACTCCTGTGTCAGGCTGACTGACAGGTTGATTCCAAATCATACAACTTGTAAGTGGTAGACCCAGGGTTCTATTGATCATGGCAAGTACTTAATTTTTCTATGCCTCCAATTCCCCATATTTAAAATggggattaaaaagaaaatatctcataggattgttgtgaaggaggaaaaaagacaaTATATGTAATGCATTTTAAGCATAATCTgtattattgcttttttaaagaCTAGTCTTGATAGGTTGCTAAGACTAgccttttggttttttaaaaaattgtttttagttgtagatggacacaataactttatttttatgtgatgctgaggatcaaacccagtgtctcacacatgctaggcaagcactctaccactgagctacaaccacagcccctcagactgatcttgaacttgtgggtTTAAAGGATCTTCCCACCTCAGTCTCCAGCAACCCAGTTTATAATCTTCAGTATtatgattctctctctcttctgtttgtttAGTTGCCTCCTCCcacttaattataaaaaatttaaaaatatacttcctggactggaggtgtagctcatcCCTTAGCCCTTGTGCTATATGGCTCTTCCTTCTGACTTTGCTCTATGCTCTTTCCCCTGTGACCTAGAGCAGGAAGAAAATCCCATTTTAAAACCCCATACCTATTCAGACCAGGAAACAGATGTTTAAAAACAAGCCTAAGAAAAGCCACCAGGATCATACAGCTAAGAAATGACAGAGCCAAGATTTGAACACCCAGTTTGAGTAACTGGAAAGCCAGGGCTTTCCCAACACCTCTTCATCAGGAATGGTGGAATGGGAAGTTAAGGAGGTAGTCCTGGGAGGACTGATGAAGACAGAGGTTATAGAGCCTTGGAACTGGGGTGACTCCTTTGTGGGACCATGATGCCACCTGCTGGCAGAAAGAAAAAGGGTATGCACAGAATGCTAAAAGAAGACTGGAGAGGAAAATatggggaaggaaaagagagggaaaaaaagggaacTTAAGGTTTTATGGAGGGAAAAGGACTGGGAATCATGTGCTACTCAGAGAACAGAAGCTGCCAAACTTGGTCATTTTCTTGAAAGTGTGGctggtgggctgggggtgtggctcagcagtagcatacttgcctggtatgtgttgaggcactgggttcaattctcaataccacatataaacttaaaaattaatttaaaaaaggtctataaacaattaaaataatattaaaaataataaaatttttaaaaagaaagtatggttggtgtgtgtgtgtgtgtgtgtgtgtgtgtgtgtgagagagagagagagagagagagagagagaggcagacaaAGATAGACAaagaggaaggcagaggcagaTGCAGAGTGTCTTAAAATATGTATCTCAGATATTCTATTGATTCTATTGTTTTTTAGTTGCTGGGAGTCAGTGCACAAGGAGTCCAGAGTGCATgcgcacacacatgtgtgcaccaGTAGCTGTTTTTAGATATGTGACTATGTGTTTGATGTGTGAACATATGGATGACAACCTGGGGAGATGTGCTCTCAGAGCCGTGAGCATAGGGTGTGGAGGAGTGCATTAGCAGAAGTAGGATAAGAAGTATGTGTGCACTGTTGTATGCAGGGCACTCAAAAGTTCTGGAAGCCACTTGCCTCAGTCCCATCCTTCTCCCCCTTCTTGAGATCAGGAGAAGCATAACCCATGGGTGACATTTCTAGGCGGAGGCCCATTGCTGCTGTGGTGATGGGGACCAATCTCCAGGCAGCAGAGGGCAGTAGGGACAAGGGGAGGCTGATTGCCATGGGTGGGGCCAGCGAGCGGGCAGAAGGAAGCTTTTAAAGCGCCTGCCCCACCTGCAGGTGAGCACTGGTGTGTGAGAGCCTGCCTGCCTTGCCGGTTCACAGAGTGGAAGCTCCCTGGAgctgttctgttttcttctgaagCCTCAGCAGGATCCCTCTCAGAACTAGCTGCCGAGAGGTCTGAACAGGTGATGGTATAGGATAGAGATTATCTTGTGAAGtgatattaattttgaaattcgTTTGAAGATCTGGAAGAGCCATGGGGAGGGTCCTGGAAAGGTCTGGATTTGCTCTGGAGAGCAGCCTAGAACATACAGGTGTTAAGTAAGGGTATATGAAGTGACCTACCTGCAGTGTGGGAGTAAGGCTTGGGGTGCTCGTGCAGGAGTCAGGGGTGTTAGGATCCCAGAGACGCCAGTACTGGCAGAAGGTCTGGTACGTAGTATAGGTGGGTACAGATGTCAGGATGGGAACTTTGTAAAATCCTGAGGAGTCCAGAGTTCAGATGCAGAGAAAGCTTGATGAGATATGGGTCCAGGATGTTGGGGTCTGGTGTGTTGGGGTGTAGAAGGCAGGGCCAgcccaggtggggtgggggacatgAAGCCCTAACTCGCACATCTGCCCCTAGGAGCCACCATGCAGTGCTTCAGCTTCATTAAGAACATGATGGTCTTCTTCAATACGCTCATCTTTGTAAGTATGGAAGTTGTGTGCCCTGTGGGGCTCCCTACAGGAGCAGGTCACCATTTGAACAGAGCCCAAGCTGGGGAATGGGAGACTACTGTGCCCAGACTTTGCCTTGCAAGTTTCCCTTATGAGAGGTCTTCCTTCAAATGCTGATTCCTGGACCCAGTAGAAgtggggctggggggaggggggccgTTTGAAGAAGGGAATGGAGAAGTTTTAGGACACTCCCTTCCTTCTAGGAAGCTTCAGCTCAGGTGTAGGGCAGGGCAAGATAGGCTAGCAGGAGTGattctcccctttttataggCATAGGGGGTTCTGAGAGGGGAAGGGATTCGCCTAAATTTTTCTAACATGGAAAGCAATTTCAGTGGCCTCTGTAAGTGGGAGGAGGGAGTTGAAAGGAGGCAGGGACCATGTCTCCTTAGAGCAAAGAGTCTGTCTCAGATAGcccttattcattcaacaaacactcaTTGatggggctgagggtatagctttGTAGTAGAGCTATAGCATCTATAAGGCCCTGTAGAgcacagtaaaacaaaaacattctttgACTAAGACTCTAGCCAGGTGCTCGGGTAGTAGGTGAGCAGGGCCATTTTCTACCCTCAAGGATATCAGATCCAGTAAGCCAAATAGGCAGATAACTGTGATGCAATGTATGTCTGGATTTAACACAGGGGATAAGGGAGCCTATAGGAAGGGCTAGAACCTAGCCTGGTGGGAGAATACTTCCTGGAGGACATAACTGGAGCTGGGAATTTGTATTGGGTGGGGAGCTATAAAGCATACATaaaacccaaaggaaatgaaacttgATATTGTTCTGAAAACCAGGAACAGATTGCATAGGGCATGTTTGAGAAACTAAGCAATGAAACTGGCCAGTAAGCCCTGGAGATGAGGGTAGAGATAAGGAGAAATGGACAAAGTATACAAAGGACAAAAGCCCTGAGATGGTGGCTAAGGGATGAAAGAAGGGACAAGGAAGACAGAGATCTTAGAGATGATGCTTATGTCTGACATGAGCAACATGTGGAACAGGAAGGGAATATCTCACAAGCAACTGTCTACCCAGTGGCGATGCAGCTCAAATTGGAGCTTGCTGTGGATATTTGAAAGTCACGTGCCCATAGGTGGCCAATGAAGCCAGGGGACTGCAAGAGAGCACTTGGGAAAAGTGAACTCcgggattagctcagtggtagagcacttgcttagaacACATGGGGCCCTGGGTTGTACCGTGAGTGGGGCGGGAAAGGTGACCTGTGAAAACAGATTATTAGGGATAAGCAGGGAAATAGCCACCATtaaagagatggaggaggagcagtgggaaaaggaggaggaaaacaaGGAGAGTAAGATATCAGAAAGGTCAAGGAGATAAGGCCCGTGAAGTGATTTAGCACAGGAGGTCACTAGAGAACTCAGAGCTACATTATAGTAGGTTAGAGTGAGTAAAAGGTGAGGAAGTGGAGACATGAAACAGAAATCAGTTTGGAGAAATTGGGTGGGTAGACTCTGACTCCTATGTAGTCCATACCTCGTGTTTTCTTTGACTACAGAGAACTAGCTTTTATTCATATATCTGGAGGGAGCCATAGGATTCCAGGGATTGGGAGAGCAGAATCTTTTTGGCCTGAAGGGGTTAAAGGCAAATCCGGCTTGGTGTTTGGCCTCTGTTGCCCTGGCTTTGCCAGGCAGGGCTGAGTAGAGTAGGGCAGGCCTAGGCTCCTTGAAATTTGACCCCACAGGCTAGAAGCCCAGTGTTCTGGCTGTCCTTAGGCAAACATGCCTGAGATCCAGCCACAATCTGCCAGTTTATCCCTGATTCTAGCCTTGGTTTCTATAGCTAGAAGGTGGGGACTAGGCACTAAATTGATGTCAGGCTGATTCACCCATTGATAATCTGAGTCAGAGACGCTTTATGTTAGGAGCTGTGGGAACTGAACAGGACTTACCCCAACTGGCTCCTAGAATTCCCTATGAGGATTAGGGTTGAGCCGGAGCCCTTTAAGAGAAGCTCAGGCTGATTTCCCCCTCGGGTGTCCCAATTTCTATTTGTAAGGCAAGGGGGACTCTGTGGATAAAGAGAAGGTCTGGTGTCTGATCCCAGAAGGGAGCCAAATGAGACTTCAGGGTGGGTGAACCCTTTCAAGCTCCACCCTCTTCAAAGTAGGGAGCAGGTGCAAACTTCAGCCCCGCCTCTGTTACTATGGTGACTATTGAGCCTGCTCAAAGCTACCACCCCTGTTTCCACCTATTAGAGGACAGAGGTGTTTTAGGTGCTGGTAGCccagaaaagaaatgagagatcCGGCCCTCACCTGCTTGTTTTCACTCTTGGATATGTGGCAGGACCCTAGCATCAGTAAGGGAAAGTCTTCTCTCTTCCCTGACCCTGTGGGTATTTCTAGTGCTCCTGATCTCATTTGTACTCAAGTGTGCAGTCTGGTGCTGGCTATGGGTTTCCCAAATCCCATCTTTCTGGCACTAGAGGATGTTTCCCTCCCCACATGATTCCCCAGCCAAGGAAGTGGGAgacatcctcctgactcaaccgTATGATAGGGAGCTATTTGCCAGCATTGTTTGAATGCCTGCCTGACTTCTCTGTCCCCAGCTGTGTGGTGCTGCCCTGTTG
This sequence is a window from Marmota flaviventris isolate mMarFla1 chromosome 10, mMarFla1.hap1, whole genome shotgun sequence. Protein-coding genes within it:
- the P3r3urf gene encoding PIK3R3 upstream open reading frame protein, coding for MGPSQLVRAPRPRGLSSPYRRPGMGWPRPRIPSMFKCSRRRYRQKPQGPAATNLPTMTTEISNTHTATTSVWILSPQVLRHLCQPGSFLIL